One Urechidicola croceus genomic window, AGAGCTCATGTAGCATACATTTCTAATGGTCAAGTGATTGGACTTTCTAAAATGAATAGAATAGTAGATTATTTTGCGAAGCGTCCACAAGTACAAGAACGATTGACTATGCAGGTAGTTCAAGCCTTGCAAGAAGCATTAGGAACTCAAGATGTTGCTTGTGTAATTGATGCTAAGCATTTATGCGTAAATTCACGTGGAGTACGTGATATTGAAAGTAGTACAGTAACTTCTGAATTTGGAGGAAAATTTAAAGAAAAAGAAGTTAAAAGAGAATTTTTAGATTATATCAAAATGGATACAGATTTTGAATAATCCTTACATATATATTATAAAAAAAGAGCATCATAATTGATGCTCTTTTTTTTTATTTACATTCCTTGTGTGTAGTAATTATAATCTTTCATTACCGTGCTTATAAAGTCGATATCGTTATTTTCTTTTCTTTCTTTAATATGAGCTACTTCCATAATCTTTTCTCTAAGTTTTATCAACGTTTCATAGTCTTTTGAATGCTTGGCAGCAGTATAAGTATCTTTAATAATCCGAGCGTCGTTGTCAGATAATTTTATAACTGAAGGGTATGTAGGTTTATAATCATCTTTTAAATCTTCTAATATTGTATGACTTATATTGATGTTGTTTTTTAATGAAATTACAGATGTGCCTGCAGTCATATCTCCCAATCTTTGATTTTTATTAGTTGTAATTATTGAAATTAAAGCAACCAATCCACTCATTATGTTCAAGTCAACAATTCTAAAAAACCAGCGAATAATATAATCGGCAAGTGAAGCCTGATATCCATCAATTTTCACAACTTTAATTTGTAAAATTCTTTTCCCTGGGGTTTGTCCATCAAGTAAAGTTTCAAAAATCAATGTGTAAAAAATTACAGGTAAGTAAAACGCGACATAAATGGATATTTGAGACCAATAATCCATATTACTAGTTAGTTCTTCAATCTTAAAAAAATTAAATACAATTTGATAGGTTACGATACTATATGCTATCTTAATGATAAGGTCAATAAGATATGCAAGAATGCGCTCTCCAACACTTGCTGCAGTGAAATTTATATTTACATTTTGTGTAGTATTTATTTGTATCTCAACCATTAATTTCTTTAATTTGGATATATCTATGAGGGAAGTCGCATTTATTAAACAGAATAAAGAAAAGTGGTTGCATTTTGAAAAAGCCATTTTTGGAAAGACTTTACAAAATCCAGATGAACTTGCTTCACTTTATATTCATTTAGTTAATGATTTGTCCTATGCACAAACATATTACCCCAAAAGTAAAATAATTCTTTATTTAAACAACTTAGCAGCAAAAGCATTTCAGAAAATTTATAAAACCAAACGAGAGGACACTAACAGATTTGTTCATTTTTGGAAAACAGAAGTACCATTAATTGTATATCAATATAGGAGATATGTAATGTATTCATTCATAATTTTTGGAACTTTTGTAGGGATAGGAGTATTATCTGCAATTTATGATGATTCCTTTATTCGGTTGATTCTTGGAAACCAATATGTAAATATGAGTTTAGAAAATATTGAGGCCGGAGACCCAGTTGCTGTTTATAAAAGTGGAAGTAATTGGGGAAGTTTTTTCGGTATTACACTTAATAATTTATACGTAGGAATTAGAACTTTTATTTTTGGAGTGTTTGGTGGATTAGGAACAGGATATTTTTTATTACACAATGGAATAATGCTTGGTGCATTTCAATTTCTTTTTTACAAGCATGGCGTTTTTTGGGAAAGCGTTAGAGGAATATGGATTCATGGCGCTATGGAGATTTTTGCTATTGTTATTGAGGGAGCAGCAGGTCTAATACTCGGTGCAAGTATTTTATTCCCTAAAACTTATTCAAGATTGACATCCTTCAAAATGGGAGTTAAAGACGGAGTTAAAATATTAATTAGTACTTTTCCATTTACTATCGCAGCAGGATTTCTTGAAGGCTATGTGACTAGGTATTCTAATGCAATGCCCAAATGGCTTTCAGTAAGTATTATTTTAATTACACTTAGTTTAATATCATTCTATTATTTAATATATCCTTTTATACTAAACAAAAAATTAAACAAACCTCATGCAATTATATAAATCAAGATCTTTTGGTGATTTTTTTCAAGATACATTTCTCTTTTTGAAGACAAATGGAAAACATTTTTTTAAAAACTATTTTATTGTAAATGGAATATTTCTATTAGTGTTATTAGTACTAGGGTATTTTTTCACACAGTTTTATACTGATGTTCTTTTTGGGGGTTTAATAAATGGTGATGCCAATGCCTTAGATAATTATATGAATGATAATGCTCTTATGGTAGGAATAATAGGGTTGTTATTTCTTATAATAGCCATATTTGCAGGATTAGTATCATATGCGTATGTACCAATTTATTTGAAATTGTATTCAGAAAAAGATGGTAAGAATTTTGAAGTTGAAGATATAATTTCTGTTTATAAGCAAAATATAGGCAAACTTTTAGTTTTTGTTTTAGTAAGTTTATTAGTATTTATACCATTAGCAATTCTTGTTGGAATTACAATGTTTGTCTTAATAATTACAATGATAGGAATTCTATTAGTTCCATTTGTTATTGCTGCATTAATGATTTTTTATTTTATGGCTCTAAGTACATATTTAGATGGAGGTAAAGGAATTTGGGAAAGTTTTGGAAATTCTTGGGTTTTGTTGAAATCCAAATTTTGGGCAGTTGTTGGTACCGTAGGTTTATTTTATATAATGGTGTATGTTGTTCAAAATGTAGTAGTATTAATACCATATATGTTTGGTATGGCTAGTATTTTTACTAATATTGATACTATAAACAACAATCCAGGAGAAACAGCCAATACAATGAAAATCATAATGTTGGTAATTTTCTTTTTATCCTTTATTATGGGAGCGATTTTAAATAATATACTTCAGTTAAATCAAGGTATAATTTTTTATAGTTTAAAGGAAGAAAATGAAAATATAAACACCAAAAGTATTATAGATCAAATTGGTTCTAGTGAAGATTAACAATTGGTTCCATATCATATTTTTATTTGCTTGTTTATCTTTTCAGGTAAAAGCATCTGCAATTGTTAACACTACCAATAATAACTCTATCGTTTCAGATTCATTAAGAGTAGATACAGCAACAGTTACTCCAAAATATTTTGAAGATTTAAAAGAGAAATATGTTGAAGAAGAATTTATTTATGAGCGATCAATTCAAAAATCTGGTTGGTGGAGCCGATTTAAACAATGGTTTAATGATCTTTTTAAAATAAAAAACACTGGTAATCTAACCTCTAATGCAGATTTTGCATTGAATGTGTTTTATGTAGTAATATTTCTTTTAGTGATATTTTTTATCGTAAAAGCAATATTAAATAAAGAAGGAACTTGGGTTTTTGGTAAAGCATCAGACAGGAATATCATACCTGTTTCTGATATTGAAAACAATATCCACGTTACTGATTTTGATTCTTTAATTAAAGATGCTGAAAGTACTAATAATTACCGATTAGCTGTTCGTTACTACTATTTGTGGATATTAAAATCATTAACATCTGCCGAAATAATTGAATATGATGTAGAAAAAACGAATAGTGATTATCAAAACGAAATAAATTCAAAAACAATTCGCGATGATTTTTCATACGCTTCATATTTATATAATTATATGTGGTATGGTGAATTTGATGTAAATGAACAACAATTTGGAGATGCCAAAAATGCTTTTATGAAACTTTTAAAAACAGTAGAAGCGTGAATAAAACATTAAAAATTTATATAGGTCTATTGGCATTATTATTTGTCGGATTTGTAATTATTGAATTCTCTTCAACACCACCAGTAAATTGGTCAAAAACCTATAATGAAAATCATAAAATACCATATGGAACTTTTATTCTTAGAACCGAATTGCAATCATTATTTCCCAACAGTGAAATAAATGATATTAAAACGACACCTTACGAGTATTTTGATAGTTTTTATAGTTGGGATGACAGTCTATATTCCACTCACGGAAATTTCATACATATAAGAGATCGTACTGAAATTGATGAGGTTTCTGCACAAGAATTATTAGACTTTACAAATCATGGAAATACAGTATTTTTTTCTTCAAATTACCTTCCTGAAAGGTTTTTAGATTCATTATACCTTGATACTACAAATGATTATAATTTTAAGGGAAAAGCAGAATTAAGTTTAGCAAATCCAATTTTTGAAAAAGATTCTATAACAATATTAAGAGGACTGAATAATATTTACTTTTCAAGTGTTGATACTTTAAATACAACAGTTTTAGGATATCAAAATTTTGATTCAATACCGAGAGTTAATTTTATAAAAGTTGCCTATGGTTCAGGTAATATATTATTGCATTTACAGCCTGTTGCCTTTACAAATTATTCGTTGTTAAAAAACGAAAATAAAAAATATGCAGCAGCAGCACTTTCCTACTTGCCAGAAGATGATTTATTTTATGATTCCAAAATTAAAAAAGGTCAGGAATTGGGAGGTTCTCCATTGAGATTTATTCTTAGTCAACCCGCATTAAAGTGGTCTTTATATTTAGCCTTGGCGAGCCTTATTTTATTCATGATCTTTAATGCAAAAAGGAGACAGCGAATTGTAAAAGTGATTAATCCTTTAGAAAATTCAACCGTAGAATTTACAAAAACTATTGGCAATTTATATTATGAAACTAAGGATCATAATAATATAATAAATAAAAAAAGCACCTACTTTTTAGAAAATATTAGGCGTGTCTATATGTTAGATACTCAAATACTAGATGATAAATTTGTTAAGAATTTAGCAAAAAAGTCAGGTAAAAAAATTGATAAAACCAAAAGAGTTATTAACCTTATTGTATATTTAAGAGCAAAACAGGAATGCACAGAAGAAAACCTGTTGAGTTTAAATAATGCGATAGAAGAATTTTATGCCTAAAAAAACATGGAACATTTGGACGATACAAAAAACGAAAATTTAGAAGAGCGAAATGGACAACTTTCTGAAGAGAATATTCAGGAAGAAACAAGTACAGTTGATGAAGGAATAAGTTTCAAAAACCGAATTGATTTAAGTGAATTAAAAGAAGGAGTATCACTAATAAAAGAAGAAATTGGTAAAGTTATTGTTGGACAAAAAGGAATGATTGATATGCTTGTAGCTTCAATACTGGCAAATGGACATTCACTTATTGAAGGTGTTCCTGGTGTTGCAAAAACAGTATCGGCAAAACTCCTTGCAAAATCATTAAATGTTGGTTTTAGTAGAATTCAATTCACTCCAGACTTAATGCCAAGTGATATTTTAGGAACTTCAATTTTCGACATGAAAACTTCTGAATTTGAATTTAAGAAGGGACCTATTTTTTCAAATATGATTCTTATTGATGAAATAAATCGAGCACCTGCTAAAACTCAAGCGGCACTTTTTGAAGTAATGGAAGAACGTCAAATTACAATTGATGGAACTAGGTATGAAATGGATCTACCATTTATAGTCTTGGCAACTCAAAATCCAATAGAACAAGAGGGAACTTATAGATTGCCAGAAGCGCAATTAGATCGATTTTTATTCAAAATAGATGTAGATTATCCAAATCTAGAAGAGGAAATTGAAATTATTAATCGAGAACAAGCCTTACAAGGAAAGTTAAAGACGAATAATGTTAAGGCATATTTAACTGGTGAACAGGTATCAAAATTTCAAGACTTAGTTAGTCAAATTTTTATAGAAACTCACCTTGTTAAATATATTGCTGATATTATTGTGAATACTCGAAATAATCCTTTCTTATACTTAGGAGCATCACCAAGGGCATCAATTGCAATTTTAAAATCTAGTAAGGCATTTGCTGCAATGAATGGACGAGATTTTGTAACACCTGAAGATATAAAACAAGCTGCAATTCCAGTATTGCAACATAGAGTTATCGTAACTCCAGAACGCGAAATGGAGGGCTTGACAAGTAAACAAATTATCAAGCAAATTATTGAGGCGGTAGAAATACCAAGATAAGATGAAATTTATTAAGCCATTTTACATACAAAACAGATTTTTTTATGGATGCATTGCCATTATGATTTTATTTATTGTAGGTTTTGTATTTCCTAGACTTTTCAATATTGTAAAGTTGTTGTTGCTTGCATTAGTGGCTTTTACTTTTATGGATATTTTGATTCTTTTTTGGACAAAAAAAGGAATTCATGCATCAAGAATTTTACCCGAAAAATTTTCAAACGGAGACCAAAATGTTGTTGAGTTATCAATTGAGAATTTATATACGTTTCCTGTAATTTCTAGAATTATTGATGAAATTCCTGAGCAATTTCAAGTTAGAGATTTTAAAATTGACAAAAAATTAAAAGGTTCTGCAATTGCAAATTTACAGTATGAATTAAGACCAACAGAGCGTGGTGAATATCGTTTTGGTAAATTGAATGTTTTTGCATCTACCGCTTTAGGGCTGGTTTCACGGCGATTTACATTTGGCGACAATGCGATGGTACCAACTTACCCTAGTTTTATTCAATTACGTAAATATGATTTATTGGCAATTAGCAATAATTTAAATCATTTAGGGATAAAAAAAGTTCGGAGAATTGGTCATACCATGGAATTTGAACAGATAAAAGATTATGTGCTTGGTGATGATTTAAGAACTATCAATTGGAAAGCAACTGCAAAGAAAAGTCAATTGATGGTCAATCAGTTTCAAGATGAAAAATCACAACCAGTTTATTCTGTGATTGACAAGGGTAGAGTAATGAAAATGCCATTTAATGGATTGACACTTTTAGATTATGCTATAAATGCTTCGTTAGTAATGTCTAATGTTGTTCTTAAAAAGCATGATAAAGCAGGAATTTTCGCTTTTTCAAAAAAAGTAGAGAATATGGTTGTTGCTGAAAAAAGAACATCACAGATGAATCTGATATTAGAAACTTTATATAACGTTAAAACAGATTTTTTTGAAAGTGACTTTAGTCGATTGTATGCGGATGTTAAGAGAAATATTACTCAACGAAGTCTTATTTTATTGTATACAAATTTTGAAACTTTAGATGGTTTACATCGTCAAATACCTTATTTAAAAGGAATCGCTAAAAATCATTTATTGGTTGTAGTCTTTTTTAAAAATACAGAGTTAAATAGTGTTATAAATGAAAAAGCAGAAACAGTTCAGCAGGTATATGATAAAGTAATTGCTGAAAAATTTTCTTTTGAGAAAAGGTTGATTGTAAATGAATTGAAAAAGTACGGTGTATATTCTATTTTAACAACACCAGAGAATTTAACGATTGATTCTATTAATAAATATTTAGAGTTTAAAGCAAAAGGCTTTATTTAAACTCGTTATTAAAATTATTATACTTCCAAAGTACATAGTCTTTAATGATACCGTCAGTTGTTGTGTATGCTTTGTTCCAAAAATTATTTGGTAGTATATTTTCTAAAGCAAAATTTATTTCAAAATTCATTCTAGGATTATAATTACAATTTTTGCCAGATAGTAATATGTTTTTTGAACTTTCGTCTAGTTTTTTACTATCCTTGATTATTCCTAAAGAGATATATTGATTTTCATTACATTTAGAAATACTCCATGGATGAAGTGTAGAATTTGCAGTGTTTCCAGTAAAACTAATAATTTTTTCATGTAAAAGATTTGCATCAATTTTAGCAAATAATTCTTTATTTTTCTCAGTTTTCCTCATTTTACCAACAAAAGTAACAGTAAACGATTTGGGGAAATTAATGATTTCATCATTAGGATTAAACCTTTCAGAAACATAGGTTTTAAGTGAGTTGTTTGTTATAGTATTAAAGAAAATTTCTTGATTTTCTTTTGAGTGATTTTTCGAGAAGTTTTTATATAGTTTTTCACTTTTAAGTATATGCTTAACTGATTTGTTATGAATCTTTTCTATGATGAGTTTGTTATAGTTTTTTTTGAATACAAAAGTTGAATCAGCACTGGTAAATGCATTGACTAATTTTTCAATTTTATCATTATTTATTGCTGTATTCCAATAACCAGTATTCATATATTGAGGCTTGCTCATTTTTTTATTGATAAATTGAACAAGTTTTTTTGTGTAAAAAACTTTGTATTCTTTCTTTTTGTCATCATAATCAATAAAATAGTTATCTGTAAAAACATCAGTTTTATTTTGATTTATAACATTAGTTGTGGTCGTTGATATTATAATTACTTCTATAAATCTATCATTGTATTTTATTTTTTGACAGAATACTGATTGTAAGATTAATCCAAATATAATTAATAGCAATTTTTGTTTCATTTTTTATTCTTTATAAGATTAAAGATATAAAAAAAGGCTTACTATAGTTTTAGTAAGCCTTTTTTAAATTATTTGAAAAAATATTAATCTTCAGTCAATACCCATTCTCCTTTTTCAATTAGAGGAATTGCTTGCTTGTATTTCACTTCCTTATTTTCACCACTCATTACATTTTTGATAGTAACCCTATCATTTCGACCAATTTTTTTATCACTTCTAACAAAAGTTTCTACTGGTTGACGTTCTTGCGTTTGATTAGTGCTTGTTTGTGCTTGATTGCTAAATTCTTCTTTAGTCAATTGTACTTTTTCTCTTTTTGGCTCTTTAGCTTGAGAAACCTCACTAGCACTTCTTGTTGGTAATTCACCTTTAAATAAGAATGAAAGAACATCTCTATTTACCTTATTGAGCATGGTATTGAATAATTCAAAAGACTCAAATTTATAAATCAATAAAGGATCTTTCTGTTCATACTGAGCATTTCTTACAGATTGTTTTAAT contains:
- a CDS encoding stage II sporulation protein M, with protein sequence MREVAFIKQNKEKWLHFEKAIFGKTLQNPDELASLYIHLVNDLSYAQTYYPKSKIILYLNNLAAKAFQKIYKTKREDTNRFVHFWKTEVPLIVYQYRRYVMYSFIIFGTFVGIGVLSAIYDDSFIRLILGNQYVNMSLENIEAGDPVAVYKSGSNWGSFFGITLNNLYVGIRTFIFGVFGGLGTGYFLLHNGIMLGAFQFLFYKHGVFWESVRGIWIHGAMEIFAIVIEGAAGLILGASILFPKTYSRLTSFKMGVKDGVKILISTFPFTIAAGFLEGYVTRYSNAMPKWLSVSIILITLSLISFYYLIYPFILNKKLNKPHAII
- a CDS encoding RDD family protein, whose amino-acid sequence is MVEIQINTTQNVNINFTAASVGERILAYLIDLIIKIAYSIVTYQIVFNFFKIEELTSNMDYWSQISIYVAFYLPVIFYTLIFETLLDGQTPGKRILQIKVVKIDGYQASLADYIIRWFFRIVDLNIMSGLVALISIITTNKNQRLGDMTAGTSVISLKNNINISHTILEDLKDDYKPTYPSVIKLSDNDARIIKDTYTAAKHSKDYETLIKLREKIMEVAHIKERKENNDIDFISTVMKDYNYYTQGM
- a CDS encoding DUF4350 domain-containing protein: MNKTLKIYIGLLALLFVGFVIIEFSSTPPVNWSKTYNENHKIPYGTFILRTELQSLFPNSEINDIKTTPYEYFDSFYSWDDSLYSTHGNFIHIRDRTEIDEVSAQELLDFTNHGNTVFFSSNYLPERFLDSLYLDTTNDYNFKGKAELSLANPIFEKDSITILRGLNNIYFSSVDTLNTTVLGYQNFDSIPRVNFIKVAYGSGNILLHLQPVAFTNYSLLKNENKKYAAAALSYLPEDDLFYDSKIKKGQELGGSPLRFILSQPALKWSLYLALASLILFMIFNAKRRQRIVKVINPLENSTVEFTKTIGNLYYETKDHNNIINKKSTYFLENIRRVYMLDTQILDDKFVKNLAKKSGKKIDKTKRVINLIVYLRAKQECTEENLLSLNNAIEEFYA
- a CDS encoding AAA family ATPase, coding for MEHLDDTKNENLEERNGQLSEENIQEETSTVDEGISFKNRIDLSELKEGVSLIKEEIGKVIVGQKGMIDMLVASILANGHSLIEGVPGVAKTVSAKLLAKSLNVGFSRIQFTPDLMPSDILGTSIFDMKTSEFEFKKGPIFSNMILIDEINRAPAKTQAALFEVMEERQITIDGTRYEMDLPFIVLATQNPIEQEGTYRLPEAQLDRFLFKIDVDYPNLEEEIEIINREQALQGKLKTNNVKAYLTGEQVSKFQDLVSQIFIETHLVKYIADIIVNTRNNPFLYLGASPRASIAILKSSKAFAAMNGRDFVTPEDIKQAAIPVLQHRVIVTPEREMEGLTSKQIIKQIIEAVEIPR
- a CDS encoding DUF58 domain-containing protein, yielding MKFIKPFYIQNRFFYGCIAIMILFIVGFVFPRLFNIVKLLLLALVAFTFMDILILFWTKKGIHASRILPEKFSNGDQNVVELSIENLYTFPVISRIIDEIPEQFQVRDFKIDKKLKGSAIANLQYELRPTERGEYRFGKLNVFASTALGLVSRRFTFGDNAMVPTYPSFIQLRKYDLLAISNNLNHLGIKKVRRIGHTMEFEQIKDYVLGDDLRTINWKATAKKSQLMVNQFQDEKSQPVYSVIDKGRVMKMPFNGLTLLDYAINASLVMSNVVLKKHDKAGIFAFSKKVENMVVAEKRTSQMNLILETLYNVKTDFFESDFSRLYADVKRNITQRSLILLYTNFETLDGLHRQIPYLKGIAKNHLLVVVFFKNTELNSVINEKAETVQQVYDKVIAEKFSFEKRLIVNELKKYGVYSILTTPENLTIDSINKYLEFKAKGFI